In one Corallococcus sp. EGB genomic region, the following are encoded:
- a CDS encoding threonine/serine exporter ThrE family protein, with the protein MTRAEDTAMDEGEASAFLLELAKALHLAYQPSLLVEERVRRAAKAWGLDVEVFTLQSLAMTEVVLPKRSHVVFARLPFNPHWNLGRASALLRLADAIPEGRLRLPEARAELDRIEASRAPYPEWLVYAAYGVYGAAVTARVGGAWLEMLVAFFVGVVAGAIHFGTMHSQRVDLQKSFLAAFLGSLVAFGFTLFLPPFNAVRALFGGATLLVPAMVVTLGSLELALESVEAGVPRLMYGLLRFVMLGVGIAAAGTLWSLFWPLPPHAAPHALPPLVTFLLVAVGGVALSVCMAGRTRDVGWIVGGVLLAYETQAVTKALLGERGSPMVAAFVLGVAGLLYGRGKGRMPMTVIMPGMLQLAPGFIGTEAIVALLGVGGANNARLFNVLLVALQLMLGVVFATVVVPPRVPVERGASAPPG; encoded by the coding sequence ATGACGCGCGCTGAAGACACCGCGATGGACGAGGGGGAGGCCTCCGCCTTCCTGCTGGAGCTGGCGAAGGCGCTGCACCTGGCCTACCAGCCGTCGCTCCTGGTGGAGGAGCGCGTGCGGCGTGCGGCGAAGGCGTGGGGCCTGGACGTGGAGGTCTTCACGCTCCAGAGCCTGGCGATGACGGAGGTGGTGCTCCCGAAGCGCTCCCACGTGGTCTTCGCGCGGCTGCCGTTCAATCCCCACTGGAACCTGGGCCGGGCCTCGGCGCTGCTGCGGCTGGCGGACGCCATCCCGGAGGGCCGCCTGCGCCTGCCCGAAGCCCGCGCGGAGTTGGACCGCATCGAGGCCTCGCGCGCGCCCTACCCGGAGTGGCTCGTGTATGCGGCCTATGGGGTGTACGGCGCGGCGGTGACGGCGCGGGTGGGCGGGGCGTGGCTGGAGATGCTCGTGGCGTTCTTCGTGGGCGTCGTCGCGGGCGCCATCCACTTCGGCACGATGCACTCGCAGCGGGTGGACCTGCAGAAGAGCTTCCTCGCCGCGTTCCTCGGGTCGCTGGTGGCGTTCGGGTTCACGCTCTTCCTTCCGCCGTTCAACGCGGTGCGGGCGCTTTTCGGGGGGGCGACGTTGTTGGTGCCCGCGATGGTGGTGACGCTGGGCTCGCTGGAGCTGGCCCTGGAGTCGGTGGAGGCGGGCGTGCCCCGGCTGATGTACGGCCTCTTGCGCTTCGTGATGCTGGGCGTGGGCATCGCGGCGGCGGGGACGCTGTGGAGCCTCTTCTGGCCGCTGCCGCCGCATGCGGCGCCGCATGCGTTGCCGCCGCTCGTGACGTTCCTCCTGGTGGCGGTGGGGGGCGTGGCGCTGTCGGTGTGCATGGCGGGGCGGACGCGCGACGTGGGGTGGATCGTCGGCGGGGTGCTGCTCGCCTACGAGACGCAGGCGGTGACCAAGGCGCTCCTGGGGGAGCGGGGCAGCCCGATGGTGGCGGCGTTCGTGCTGGGAGTGGCGGGGCTGCTCTACGGGCGCGGGAAGGGCCGGATGCCGATGACGGTCATCATGCCCGGGATGTTGCAGCTGGCGCCGGGCTTCATCGGCACGGAGGCCATCGTCGCGCTGCTGGGCGTGGGGGGCGCGAACAACGCCCGGCTGTTCAACGTGCTGCTGGTGGCGCTCCAGCTGATGCTGGGGGTGGTGTTCGCCACGGTGGTGGTGCCGCCGCGCGTCCCCGTGGAGCGCGGTGCGTCCGCTCCTCCCGGATGA
- a CDS encoding SulP family inorganic anion transporter gives MKRTEATAAQVLGRFLPGIEQARTYERRWLGSDILAALTVGAMLIPQGLAYAQIVGVRPVAGLYAGTFAMLAYALVGPSRHLLLGPEAGSAILTATALVPMVGDGGPARLASLAALLAGMVGVVSLVGGLCKAGALADFLSRPILVGYVNGAALIIIGSQLARMFGLERRSNRFTGQLHEVAANLGRTHVPTLLLGLGIVVALVAMRRFLPRWPAPLVMVALTTLVTWAFQLEHGGVKVVGPISASAPTFGLPSVDFEDVRTLLPAAFSLALVNYASSVLTGRVYADRFGYRLDAHQEFFGQAAANLLTGLTQGFPVTGSDSRTAVNASMRGRTQLVGVGAAVGVLLFALFLTPLLSKLPLVTLGAIVIVAAVYLLEVRPVVYLWRVRPVEAVLAVVTTLGVLFLGILQGILIAVVLALVDLIRRAAHPHDAVLGEREGVPGWHDVEGHADAETVPGLIVYRFDAPLFFANARFLREQVRRLVAEPRHPVRWFVLDASSVFDLDITAAESLVKVWHELAEEGIVFAVAQARAPMRRMLRRSGLQALIGARHLFPTVGAAVRAYLDTREGAWASRGGEPVHSPQVH, from the coding sequence ATGAAGCGCACCGAGGCCACGGCCGCCCAGGTCCTGGGCCGCTTCCTTCCCGGCATCGAGCAGGCGCGGACCTATGAGCGGCGATGGCTGGGTTCGGACATCCTGGCCGCGCTCACCGTGGGCGCGATGCTCATCCCCCAGGGACTGGCCTACGCCCAGATCGTCGGCGTGCGCCCCGTGGCGGGGCTGTACGCGGGCACCTTCGCGATGCTGGCGTACGCGCTGGTCGGTCCGTCGCGTCACCTGCTGCTGGGGCCGGAGGCGGGATCGGCCATCCTCACCGCGACGGCGCTGGTCCCGATGGTGGGGGACGGAGGGCCCGCGCGGCTGGCCTCGCTCGCGGCCCTGCTGGCGGGGATGGTGGGGGTCGTGAGCCTGGTGGGAGGGCTGTGCAAGGCGGGGGCGCTGGCGGACTTCCTGTCGCGGCCCATCCTCGTCGGCTACGTCAACGGCGCGGCGCTCATCATCATTGGCAGCCAGCTGGCGCGGATGTTCGGGCTGGAGCGCAGGTCGAACAGATTCACGGGCCAGCTGCACGAGGTGGCCGCGAACCTGGGCCGCACGCATGTGCCCACGCTGCTGCTGGGGCTGGGCATCGTCGTGGCCCTGGTGGCCATGCGCCGCTTCCTGCCGCGCTGGCCCGCGCCGCTGGTGATGGTGGCGCTCACCACGCTGGTGACGTGGGCGTTCCAACTGGAGCATGGCGGCGTGAAGGTGGTGGGGCCCATCTCCGCCTCGGCGCCCACCTTCGGCCTGCCCTCGGTGGACTTCGAGGACGTGCGCACGCTCTTGCCAGCGGCCTTCAGCCTCGCGCTGGTGAACTACGCCAGCTCCGTGCTCACGGGCCGCGTCTACGCGGACCGCTTCGGCTACCGGCTGGACGCCCATCAGGAGTTCTTCGGCCAGGCCGCGGCCAACCTGCTCACCGGCCTCACGCAGGGCTTCCCGGTGACGGGCAGTGACTCGCGCACGGCGGTCAACGCCTCCATGCGGGGCCGCACGCAGCTGGTCGGCGTGGGCGCGGCGGTGGGGGTGCTGCTGTTCGCGCTGTTCCTCACGCCGCTCTTGTCGAAGCTGCCCCTGGTGACGCTGGGGGCCATCGTCATCGTCGCGGCGGTGTACCTGCTGGAGGTGCGGCCCGTCGTCTATCTGTGGCGCGTGCGCCCGGTGGAGGCGGTGCTGGCGGTGGTCACGACGCTGGGCGTGCTCTTCCTGGGCATCCTCCAGGGCATCCTCATCGCGGTGGTGCTGGCGCTGGTGGACCTCATCCGCCGCGCGGCGCACCCGCACGACGCCGTCCTGGGCGAGCGCGAGGGCGTGCCCGGCTGGCATGACGTGGAGGGCCACGCGGACGCGGAGACGGTGCCCGGCCTCATCGTCTACCGCTTCGACGCGCCCCTCTTCTTCGCCAACGCCCGCTTCCTGCGCGAACAGGTGCGCCGGCTGGTGGCGGAGCCGCGCCACCCGGTGCGCTGGTTCGTGCTGGATGCGTCCTCCGTGTTCGACCTGGACATCACCGCAGCGGAGAGCCTGGTGAAGGTGTGGCACGAGCTCGCGGAGGAGGGCATCGTCTTCGCCGTGGCCCAGGCCCGCGCGCCGATGCGCCGGATGCTGCGGCGCTCGGGGTTGCAGGCCCTGATCGGCGCGCGGCATCTCTTCCCCACGGTGGGCGCGGCCGTGCGCGCCTACCTCGACACGCGGGAGGGCGCGTGGGCCTCCCGGGGAGGCGAGCCCGTCCACTCGCCCCAGGTGCACTGA
- a CDS encoding bile acid:sodium symporter: MHVLQSLITLMVSTFIVALGLSQGLSWHLGNLGQGVRQLAFARGLGVCLVGVPLLALIVVKVLPVGPVAAGVIALMAFCPGLPMALNVVSQQKGNLPLTLALSITLSLVAIVLMPLSLKLLERLFPMAIHSPPYGVLLKRVILPFLVPFALGLGLQKVAPGWAHRLHGPVKVYFNIALAVAAAAMIIAAFPLLKDLHVWAFVAMGVVTLGSAALGHVAGRPRPGDRTALAISAVFGNPAFAFCLGSSTYRMRTLVGVMGLYLLLRTLALVPYLVWNQRHQASERGGGPSQPSGRRASAGT; the protein is encoded by the coding sequence ATGCATGTCCTTCAATCCCTCATCACCCTCATGGTCTCCACCTTCATCGTCGCGCTGGGCCTGTCTCAGGGCCTGTCGTGGCACCTGGGGAACCTGGGCCAGGGCGTGCGGCAGTTGGCGTTCGCGCGGGGGCTGGGCGTGTGCCTCGTCGGCGTGCCGCTTTTGGCCCTCATCGTGGTGAAGGTGCTGCCGGTCGGTCCCGTCGCGGCGGGCGTCATCGCGCTGATGGCGTTCTGCCCGGGACTGCCCATGGCGCTCAACGTCGTGTCCCAGCAGAAGGGCAACCTGCCGCTGACCCTGGCGCTGTCCATCACCCTGTCACTCGTCGCCATCGTGCTGATGCCGCTGTCGCTGAAGCTGCTGGAGCGGCTGTTCCCCATGGCCATCCACTCGCCACCGTACGGCGTTCTCCTGAAGAGGGTCATCCTCCCGTTCCTCGTGCCCTTCGCCCTGGGGCTCGGGCTCCAGAAGGTGGCGCCCGGCTGGGCGCACCGGCTGCACGGGCCGGTGAAGGTCTACTTCAACATCGCCCTGGCCGTGGCCGCGGCGGCGATGATCATCGCGGCCTTCCCGCTGCTGAAGGACCTCCACGTCTGGGCGTTCGTCGCGATGGGGGTGGTGACGCTGGGGTCCGCGGCCCTGGGGCACGTGGCGGGCCGGCCTCGGCCCGGGGACCGCACGGCGCTGGCCATCTCCGCCGTCTTCGGCAACCCCGCGTTCGCCTTCTGCCTGGGCAGCAGCACCTATCGCATGAGGACCCTGGTGGGCGTCATGGGCTTGTACCTGCTGCTGCGCACCCTGGCGCTGGTGCCGTACCTGGTCTGGAACCAGCGGCACCAGGCGTCCGAGCGCGGCGGCGGGCCTTCACAGCCGTCAGGCAGGCGGGCCTCGGCGGGCACGTGA
- a CDS encoding HAD family phosphatase, with translation MARRTTQQPAWGVWALALLLAVPLQALAADPLPSWNDGPVKQSILDFVTRATTEGNSGYIPPEERIATFDNDGTLWQEKPVVQGAFLLEQIKARVKEDPSLAKRQPFKAVLEGDLALLSSMDERQLMEWLMSTYAGRTQEELARESRAFFRTARHPTLGVPYTQLAYQPMLELLQYLRAHGFQTWISSGGGVDFMRVISEDTYGIPPQQVIGSSLKETFDEDHGHPVLRREACVDHVNDKAGKPVGIEQHIGRRPVFAAGNVRSGGDIQMLRYTHEQPRPGFALLIHHDDAAREFAYEEKDDASLKAAREGGWTVVSMRNDWKRVFPEGP, from the coding sequence GTGGCGCGACGCACGACGCAGCAACCAGCCTGGGGAGTCTGGGCGCTCGCGCTGCTGCTCGCCGTTCCCCTCCAGGCGCTGGCGGCGGACCCCCTGCCGTCCTGGAACGACGGCCCGGTGAAGCAATCCATCCTCGACTTCGTCACCCGCGCCACCACCGAGGGCAACAGCGGCTACATCCCTCCGGAAGAGCGCATCGCCACCTTCGACAACGACGGCACGCTCTGGCAGGAGAAGCCCGTCGTGCAGGGCGCCTTCTTGCTGGAGCAGATCAAGGCCCGCGTGAAGGAGGACCCGTCGCTCGCGAAGCGGCAGCCCTTCAAGGCCGTGCTGGAGGGCGACCTGGCCCTCCTGTCCTCCATGGACGAGCGGCAGTTGATGGAGTGGCTCATGTCCACCTACGCGGGCAGGACGCAGGAGGAGCTCGCCCGCGAGTCCCGCGCCTTCTTCCGGACCGCACGCCACCCCACGCTGGGCGTGCCGTACACGCAGCTCGCCTACCAGCCCATGCTGGAGCTGCTCCAGTACCTGCGCGCCCATGGCTTCCAGACGTGGATCTCCTCGGGCGGCGGCGTGGACTTCATGCGGGTCATCTCCGAGGACACCTACGGCATCCCGCCCCAGCAGGTCATCGGCAGCAGCCTGAAGGAGACGTTCGACGAGGACCACGGCCACCCGGTGCTGCGGCGCGAGGCGTGCGTGGACCACGTCAACGACAAGGCCGGCAAGCCGGTGGGCATCGAGCAGCACATCGGGCGGCGGCCGGTGTTCGCCGCGGGCAACGTCCGCTCGGGCGGCGACATCCAGATGCTGCGATACACGCACGAACAGCCGCGCCCGGGCTTCGCGCTGCTCATCCACCACGACGACGCCGCGCGCGAGTTCGCCTACGAAGAGAAGGACGACGCGTCGCTGAAGGCCGCGCGCGAGGGCGGCTGGACGGTGGTCAGCATGCGGAATGACTGGAAGCGCGTCTTCCCGGAGGGCCCGTGA
- a CDS encoding SDR family oxidoreductase yields MAEMTYRTALVTGASSGLGRGLALWLAKHGMRVFATGRRLSQLQALSAEAQAANANVEPVVMDVNHADASQERIRAIDAECGGLDLVVANAGIGGPTHGKRMNWELTRAIIDTNVTGAAATLCAVLPQMVERRRGHLVGVSSLAGMRGLAGHAAYSASKAFLATFLESLRVDLKGTGVQVTCVYPGFVKSELTAKNHFPMPFLMETEDAVERMGRGIFAGANEVSFPWQLSAPMRLLKVMPNPLFDATARRLK; encoded by the coding sequence ATGGCGGAGATGACCTACCGGACGGCGCTGGTGACTGGCGCCTCGAGCGGCCTGGGACGTGGACTGGCCCTGTGGCTGGCGAAGCACGGCATGCGCGTCTTCGCGACGGGACGGCGGCTGTCACAGCTACAGGCCCTCTCCGCGGAGGCCCAGGCCGCGAACGCCAACGTGGAGCCCGTCGTGATGGACGTGAACCACGCGGACGCCTCCCAGGAGCGCATCCGCGCCATCGACGCGGAGTGCGGCGGGCTGGACCTGGTGGTGGCCAACGCCGGCATCGGCGGGCCCACGCACGGCAAGCGCATGAACTGGGAGCTCACGCGCGCCATCATCGACACCAACGTCACCGGCGCCGCCGCCACGCTGTGCGCGGTGCTGCCCCAGATGGTGGAGCGCCGCCGGGGCCACCTCGTCGGCGTGTCCAGCCTCGCGGGGATGCGGGGGCTCGCAGGCCACGCGGCCTACTCCGCGTCCAAGGCCTTCCTCGCCACCTTCCTGGAGAGCCTGCGCGTGGACCTGAAGGGCACTGGCGTCCAGGTGACGTGCGTCTACCCGGGCTTCGTGAAGAGCGAGCTCACCGCGAAGAACCACTTCCCCATGCCCTTCCTCATGGAGACCGAGGACGCGGTGGAGCGCATGGGCCGCGGCATCTTCGCCGGCGCCAACGAGGTGAGCTTCCCCTGGCAACTGTCCGCGCCCATGCGCCTCTTGAAGGTCATGCCCAACCCGCTCTTCGACGCCACCGCGCGCCGGTTGAAGTGA
- the pyrF gene encoding orotidine-5'-phosphate decarboxylase, giving the protein MTTPSFAQRFQKLADERSPFCLGLDPSRDVLARWNLPDTPQGLSDFCERLADAASETLAVVKPQSAFFERHGPEGLVVLQRVLKRFRAAGTLTLLDVKRGDIGSTMDAYAESLFGRDSAYDVDAATFTAYLGLDALAKTVERARSHGACAFVVVRSSNPEGVPVQNAVGGDGRTVAQAVADGLRKLNEKAGPGVLPAGAVMGATLPPADRDVVERLGGALLLTPGIGSQGAGFSDLPKLFSGRERQVIPTAARSVLEAGPDVAALKKALEAHQAPSRRFREGA; this is encoded by the coding sequence ATGACGACCCCGTCCTTCGCACAGCGCTTCCAGAAGCTCGCCGACGAGCGCTCCCCCTTCTGCCTGGGCCTGGACCCCTCGCGCGACGTGCTGGCCCGCTGGAACCTGCCGGACACCCCGCAGGGTCTGTCCGACTTCTGCGAGCGGCTGGCCGACGCGGCCTCGGAGACGCTCGCGGTGGTGAAGCCCCAGAGCGCCTTCTTCGAGCGCCACGGCCCCGAAGGGCTCGTCGTCCTCCAGCGCGTGCTGAAGCGCTTCCGCGCCGCGGGCACCCTCACGCTGCTGGACGTGAAGCGCGGCGACATCGGCTCCACCATGGACGCCTACGCCGAGTCGCTCTTCGGCAGGGACAGCGCATACGACGTGGACGCCGCCACCTTCACCGCGTACCTGGGCCTGGACGCGCTCGCGAAGACGGTGGAGCGCGCGCGCTCGCACGGCGCCTGCGCCTTCGTCGTGGTGCGCTCGTCCAACCCGGAGGGCGTGCCCGTGCAGAACGCGGTGGGCGGCGACGGCCGCACCGTGGCGCAGGCGGTGGCGGACGGCCTGCGCAAGCTCAACGAGAAGGCCGGCCCCGGCGTGCTGCCCGCGGGTGCGGTGATGGGCGCCACGCTGCCCCCGGCGGACCGCGACGTGGTGGAGCGGCTGGGCGGCGCGCTCCTGCTCACGCCGGGCATCGGCTCGCAGGGCGCGGGCTTCAGCGACCTGCCCAAGCTCTTCTCCGGCCGCGAGCGGCAGGTGATTCCCACCGCCGCGCGCTCCGTGCTGGAGGCGGGCCCGGACGTGGCCGCGCTGAAGAAGGCCCTGGAAGCACATCAGGCGCCCTCGCGTCGTTTCCGCGAAGGCGCCTGA
- a CDS encoding penicillin-binding protein 1A: MSDPKIDRSQKKLVLDGVPPKRNILVRLMKLVAVLGLMGGTAAVLAIVGAYYVFSEGLPAIPKVDEYWPPIVTEVYTDDAVLAGEFYNERRKVVPYERIPKRLVQAFIASEDSSFFDHFGVDVLGTARAVSKTVLSKLGLRSGGVQGGSTLTQQTAKAVLISAEGYKEATAKTPKRKIREAILAFRLEQALTKEEILYLYLNNVFLGHHSYGVQSAAENYYRKDVRDLTLGEMTLIAGLPQAPSRYSPFLRPDAAKKRRSYVLGRMLTEGMISKAEHDQANAEPVKVYPVEDVFHEFAPYFVEQVRKDVVDRYGNPVLLKEGLKVFTTMDSERQRAAQDSVLDGLMSVDKRQGWRGPVMQLATEAERSAFIAKAKKAMGKEELVENRLYVGVVTRIDDDGKGADVQVGPHQGRLPLLGMRWARKVNPESYYPASMITSVKKALAVGDVVVLRNVVKKELTDDKEQWDKKLAEEIPDEGVKLFRLEQTPEAQSALVSIDPHRQYLTAMVGGYDFDDNEFNRAFQACRQPGSSFKPFVYSAALEQLDWTEATVIVDSPIVEHDPDNKVSWKPANYSEEFVGDVLLRTALVNSMNIPAVKTFGAVGVHNMAEWAKKLGMTTPMNMDFSAALGSSCVYPYDLASVYATFNRYGRKKPTYFIRKVEDRFGRTLEDHTAFDDAWAPLQDRVAAGYARLFEPGEQVMSPETGFILTHLLRGVVLQGTGGPAQKLGKPAAGKTGTTNDSFDAWFAGYTKDLVTVAWVGYDLNPHPLGRYETGGRAALPIWLNYMKRALEGRPQPEFYPWQSMQLARLYIDKKTGKVSSPGAKGAELMFFKKGTEPKEAVPDKNQVGVDQFMMGAQ, encoded by the coding sequence ATGTCCGACCCGAAGATTGACCGCAGCCAGAAGAAGCTGGTGCTCGACGGCGTCCCGCCCAAGCGCAACATCCTCGTGCGCCTGATGAAGCTCGTGGCGGTGCTGGGCCTGATGGGCGGCACCGCGGCGGTGCTGGCCATCGTGGGCGCCTACTACGTCTTCTCCGAGGGGCTGCCCGCCATCCCGAAGGTGGACGAGTACTGGCCGCCCATCGTCACGGAGGTCTACACCGACGACGCGGTGCTCGCGGGCGAGTTCTACAACGAGCGGCGCAAGGTGGTGCCCTACGAGCGCATCCCCAAGCGGCTGGTGCAGGCGTTCATCGCCAGCGAGGACTCCAGCTTCTTCGACCACTTCGGCGTGGACGTGCTGGGCACCGCGCGCGCCGTGTCCAAGACGGTGCTGTCGAAGCTGGGCCTGCGCTCCGGCGGCGTGCAGGGCGGCTCCACGCTCACGCAGCAGACCGCGAAGGCGGTGCTCATCTCCGCGGAGGGCTACAAGGAGGCCACCGCGAAGACGCCCAAGCGCAAGATTCGCGAGGCCATCCTCGCCTTCCGCCTGGAGCAGGCGCTGACGAAGGAGGAGATCCTCTATCTCTACCTGAACAACGTCTTCCTCGGGCACCACAGCTACGGCGTGCAGAGCGCGGCGGAGAACTACTACCGCAAGGACGTGCGCGACCTGACGCTGGGGGAGATGACGCTCATCGCGGGCCTGCCCCAGGCGCCCAGCCGCTACTCGCCCTTCCTGCGTCCGGACGCCGCGAAGAAGCGCCGCTCCTACGTGCTGGGCCGCATGCTGACGGAGGGCATGATCTCCAAGGCCGAGCACGACCAGGCCAACGCGGAGCCGGTGAAGGTGTACCCGGTGGAGGACGTCTTCCACGAGTTCGCCCCGTACTTCGTGGAGCAGGTCCGCAAGGACGTGGTGGACCGCTACGGCAACCCGGTGCTCCTGAAGGAAGGCCTCAAGGTCTTCACCACCATGGACAGCGAGCGGCAGCGCGCGGCGCAGGACTCCGTGCTGGACGGCCTGATGTCCGTGGACAAGCGCCAGGGCTGGCGCGGTCCGGTGATGCAGCTGGCCACGGAAGCGGAGCGCAGCGCCTTCATCGCCAAGGCGAAGAAGGCCATGGGCAAGGAGGAGCTCGTCGAGAACCGCCTCTACGTGGGCGTCGTCACGCGCATCGACGACGACGGCAAGGGCGCGGACGTGCAGGTGGGGCCGCACCAGGGCCGGCTGCCTCTCCTGGGCATGCGCTGGGCGCGCAAGGTGAACCCGGAGAGCTACTACCCGGCGAGCATGATCACCTCCGTCAAGAAGGCCCTGGCGGTGGGTGACGTCGTCGTCCTGCGCAACGTGGTGAAGAAGGAGCTGACGGACGACAAGGAGCAGTGGGACAAGAAGCTCGCGGAGGAGATTCCAGACGAGGGCGTGAAGCTCTTCCGGCTGGAGCAGACGCCGGAGGCGCAGAGCGCGCTGGTCTCCATCGACCCGCATCGTCAGTACCTCACCGCGATGGTGGGCGGTTACGACTTCGACGACAACGAGTTCAACCGCGCGTTCCAGGCGTGCCGTCAGCCGGGCTCGTCCTTCAAGCCGTTCGTGTACTCGGCGGCGCTGGAGCAGCTGGACTGGACGGAGGCCACCGTCATCGTGGACTCGCCCATCGTGGAGCACGACCCGGACAACAAGGTGTCGTGGAAGCCGGCCAACTACAGCGAGGAGTTCGTGGGTGACGTGCTCCTGCGCACGGCGCTGGTGAACTCCATGAACATCCCCGCGGTGAAGACGTTCGGCGCGGTGGGCGTCCACAACATGGCCGAGTGGGCGAAGAAGCTGGGCATGACCACGCCCATGAACATGGACTTCTCCGCGGCGCTGGGGTCGTCCTGCGTGTACCCGTACGACCTGGCCAGCGTGTACGCGACCTTCAACCGCTACGGCCGCAAGAAGCCCACGTACTTCATCCGCAAGGTGGAGGACCGCTTCGGCCGCACGCTGGAGGACCATACGGCATTCGACGACGCGTGGGCGCCGCTCCAGGACCGCGTGGCCGCGGGCTACGCGCGCCTCTTCGAGCCGGGCGAGCAGGTGATGAGCCCGGAGACGGGCTTCATCCTCACGCACCTGTTGCGCGGCGTGGTGCTCCAGGGCACCGGCGGCCCCGCGCAGAAGCTGGGCAAGCCGGCGGCGGGCAAGACGGGCACGACGAACGACTCCTTCGACGCGTGGTTCGCCGGCTACACCAAGGACCTGGTGACGGTGGCGTGGGTGGGCTACGACCTGAACCCGCACCCGCTGGGCCGCTACGAGACGGGCGGCCGCGCGGCGCTGCCCATCTGGCTCAACTACATGAAGCGCGCGCTGGAGGGCCGGCCGCAGCCGGAGTTCTACCCCTGGCAGTCCATGCAGCTGGCGCGGCTCTACATCGACAAGAAGACGGGCAAGGTGTCCAGCCCCGGAGCCAAGGGCGCGGAGCTGATGTTCTTCAAGAAGGGCACCGAGCCGAAGGAGGCCGTGCCCGACAAGAACCAGGTCGGCGTGGATCAGTTCATGATGGGCGCGCAGTAG
- a CDS encoding RluA family pseudouridine synthase, translating into MIEYRIEADTVGMRLDKHLRKRMPNVPVSHLFKMIRTKKVRVNGKRAQPEQLLVEGDVLTIRGTEEQLTLAERPKPDRPPPPPPPVDPSRLVILMEDDWLMAVDKPSGMAVHTGSGITGGTLVDYVRAYLGPKATRNDFTASPAHRLDRETSGVILVAKRRPAMVHFTEIFTHGHPKKRYLTLVKGKMPRDSGVIDLPLAEHQQTAESKSRRGVNMQEAVTRWKVVRQSSEAALLSCTIETGRTHQIRRHLVAVGHPVAGDKKYGDFAFNRDVRARWGLKRLFLHAERIEFPHPEDDRKVVVETPMPPELKDVLKRAALL; encoded by the coding sequence ATGATCGAGTACCGAATCGAAGCCGACACCGTCGGGATGCGGCTGGACAAGCACCTGCGCAAGCGGATGCCCAACGTCCCCGTCAGCCACCTCTTCAAGATGATCCGCACCAAGAAGGTGCGGGTGAACGGCAAGCGCGCGCAGCCAGAGCAGTTGCTTGTCGAAGGAGACGTGCTCACCATCCGCGGCACCGAAGAGCAGCTCACCCTCGCGGAGCGTCCGAAACCGGACCGTCCACCCCCCCCGCCGCCACCGGTAGACCCCTCCCGGCTGGTCATCCTGATGGAAGACGACTGGCTCATGGCCGTGGACAAGCCCAGCGGAATGGCCGTCCATACCGGCAGCGGCATCACCGGGGGCACCCTGGTGGACTACGTGCGCGCCTACCTGGGCCCCAAGGCCACCCGCAACGACTTCACCGCCTCACCCGCCCACCGCCTGGACCGGGAGACCTCCGGCGTCATCCTGGTGGCCAAGCGCCGCCCGGCGATGGTGCATTTCACGGAAATCTTCACCCACGGCCACCCGAAGAAGCGCTACCTGACCCTGGTGAAGGGGAAGATGCCCCGGGATTCCGGTGTCATCGACCTGCCGCTCGCCGAGCACCAGCAGACGGCCGAGTCCAAGTCCCGTCGGGGAGTGAACATGCAGGAGGCCGTCACCCGGTGGAAGGTCGTGCGCCAGTCGAGCGAGGCAGCCCTCCTCTCCTGCACCATCGAGACGGGGCGCACGCATCAGATAAGAAGGCACCTGGTCGCCGTGGGGCACCCGGTGGCGGGTGACAAGAAGTACGGAGACTTCGCCTTCAACCGCGACGTGCGGGCGCGCTGGGGGCTCAAGAGATTGTTCCTGCACGCCGAGCGCATCGAATTTCCGCACCCCGAGGATGACAGGAAGGTCGTCGTGGAGACCCCCATGCCACCCGAATTGAAGGACGTGCTGAAGCGGGCGGCGCTCCTCTAA